The following are encoded in a window of Anoplopoma fimbria isolate UVic2021 breed Golden Eagle Sablefish chromosome 3, Afim_UVic_2022, whole genome shotgun sequence genomic DNA:
- the LOC129088822 gene encoding uncharacterized protein C14orf119 homolog codes for MSRAGVVVVVVFQRKEAISPRLEDFPSVPRGLVSPPSLGNLSCASPGAGRVREPEPISYVSLQEQRCVLSWFQGWNDTQRERFFQDLLGKAVPGKVCTLLDSLSTLQVKDRLPNIYECQLRLWTQWFESWGEEERNHFLHILEEQDPVFVGHFYKSVAGTSGRD; via the exons AATATCTCCCAGGCTGGAGGACTTTCCATCTGTTCCCCGGGGCTTAGTCAGCCCCCCCAGCCTTGGGAACCTGTCCTGCGCTTCCCCGGGCGCAGGTAGGGTTAGAGAGCCGGAGCCCATCTCCTACGTGAGCCTCCAGGAGCAGCGGTGCGTCCTGAGCTGGTTCCAGGGCTGGAACGACACTCAGAGGGAGCGGTTCTTTCAGGACCTTCTGGGGAAAGCTGTACCTGGGAAAGTGTGCACCCTCCTAGATTCACTCAGCACTCTCCAG GTTAAGGACAGACTACCAAACATCTATGAATGCCAGCTGCGCCTGTGGACACAGTGGTTTGAGTCttggggagaggaggagaggaatcaTTTCCTGCACATACTGGAGGAGCAGGACCCAGTTTTTGTTGGCCACTTTTACAAGAGCGTAGCCGGTACATCAGGAAGAGACTGA